The following is a genomic window from Podarcis raffonei isolate rPodRaf1 chromosome 5, rPodRaf1.pri, whole genome shotgun sequence.
CAGGAACATACTTTTTTATTCTCTTGAGGCATGCCCATGCACCAAGCTACATGTCTGGAATCCTGAAAATTTCACCTTTTAGTCTATTCTGCAGTCATTGAACTGATTCCACCAAGCCTTTTGAAGTTGAAGGGATACATGTGGCTCAGTCTCTTCCCTAGCACCATCTAATCCCTTTCTCATGTTGTGTGAGAGAGTTTAGGGACTGGCAATGGGAGCAGAGACATACATGTCTATTTTCTGTAAAGTACTTGGTATGTTACCAGTACGaaacacatatataaacacaagGGCAATATGTATTAAAATGTCTCAGAAAAACAGTATTTGAGGGGGTAAAGTAAGTAATTAGCTATACGTTATATAAAAAGCTAGTTGTTATTTTGTGGTCTATTTCTATTAAGAATTGGCACCAGCTTCTCTCTGTTATGGCCAAGTAGGAATGCCTGAATCTTGCAAACAGGAGTTTGATGATCTGAGTTTATTGCACCCCTATTTCCCCCTggctttctgttctgtttcccaTGTTATCATATTAGTGGTGTGTCCCACATGCTAGGCATTTTTTTGGGGGATGTATCTTTAAGCCTATCAAAAATATATGCAAGTTAGCTTTCTAGATTTATAGTTCTTGCATGGTAAAACAAACTTCAACCTGAAAAGGCTGAATCATTCAGAGCATTTTAGAGAACAAAATGTTGACTGATCAACTTAAAAATACAATAAGCTGGGTGACTATTTGAGTTAATGCCTCCCCTAATTATCTAAGGAAAatccctttaaatgcaaaatgacatcatagaTCTAGTGTAGCAAATTATCTGGAGAGTCTTTGAAGTGCCAGCACAATGGACTATTTGCATGGGTCTAGTGTACTTTGGCTGTTCCAACAAGAGGGCAAGTTAATCTTTCAGGTACACTGGTAAAATGGTACCAGTGGTAAATTAAAGCTGGCATTATTTTTAGCTCAGGAAATTTTAAAGCAAGACAAGGCCCTCTATACATTCAGACAGATGGAACTAAGAGATTATCTTAGCTTGTTCACTCATTAACCCTTTCTAGATAGTACAGTGAAGATAGGAGAAATACAATAGAGGCAAGTTCAACTATCCAACATTCAACATCTCAAGTTTATTCAGCATCCTGAGGAAATAAAAGTGCTCAATTGAAGTATTTATACCCTTGAATATAGAGATCTAGATAATGAAATCATTGCAATATTACTGCTCTACTTATGGGATTTTGGTATAAGCAAACTCTACAACATCCAATTTTTCCATGTTCAATTTGGTGCTTTAGTTTAAACAATACAATAGCTCATTGACTGTCAGAATAAAGTTGCCATTTGGGATACTGGAAATCCTGTTTAGGTGTGATCAAAGTTGGAAGCTTGCTTCTCTATCTATGTTCAAAGATGCAAGACCTAGAGGCTCAGAACATCAAGAACAGGATATCATTAGCGAATAACTTTTAAAGAGGAATGCACACAACACCATTTTTTGTTATTAATGAGCCATAAGAATATGAACGCAAAtgcttattttaaacattttactaCCTTGCAGtccttaaaaaaaaggattatgtTTAACGAAACAAGTAGAGGCTGTTTTGCAATCCTCTCCCTGAAAATTTGTACAACACATATTTAAATCAGCTACTTTGTTTGTACAGGCCTCTGATTTCTGTAACTATGCAGATTAGACAGATCTAGCCACAACTTTACATTGCGTAATTATGTTATGATTAAGAGAACAGATAGGAATCCTTTGAAATAGAAGTTTGCATAGGGAACGATAAAAAAATCCCCATATTGCTCCTGGTTCATAAGGACAATCAGAAGGCCTAAGAAATATTGAAACTATCATTGAATACAAAGACAAAACACAAGATTTGcggctttaaaatatgttttgtgtTACTCTAAAAAATTATGCATGTGTTAGTTTAAAAAAAGGTGGTTATATTCACTAAACAAGGAAAATTTCTCTGGGGACACAATGGGTTGGGATTCACCTAGCCAATCTCATCAGTGGAAgccacttgcacaatggggttTTCTTCCACTCTCCTCTCAACAAGCAGCAAAATTCGGCTTAGGGGGGTTTCGaggaaaaccccagaacagcatgcagggggaggagagcagcTTCCAAGAGTAGCTCACATATACTCACATTACTCCCTCTGTGCTCTACAGTCCTCCTTTCAAAGAAGGAAAGTCTGTCACTTTCAGGGTGATGAGCACCAGGCACCTTTTTGGCAACAACCTATTTTGTGTTTAAAGAAGGCTTGGTGACCACAATAATATTCCTTATTTGGTGTGCCTGCTGCCCCTTAGCAAAGCAAATAGTCTGGGGCAGTGAAAATTGTAGTTCAACAGTATCTTGAGGGCATCAGATTGGAGAAGGCTGGTTTAAAGTATAACATAATCTGCTCTACCTATGTCACAAATGGTTTGAAGTGGTTTTTTAGCTTATCTATTTTGTGACTGTGTGTAGCAAGCCACTTCAAATATTGTTCCACTAAGAGAGATTCTGTAGCCAGAATCAGCCCCTTGATAGTCAATACATTTGCTAGATACCTTTACTGAAACTGTGCAGCATACATTTTCACCGGACTTTAAAAATATGTAGACACTCCCTTAGTTTTAAATAGCAGGGTGACAGCAGGAATTATTAATGGCACTACTTTGAATAGTACACCATTCAAGCACTTTGGTTTATTTACAAGTTCTGGAATCTCTAGTTGCAGATGACTACCTTTAAACCTGTGATTTAGTTTGTACAATACTGCCAACTTTCATAAATCACTCAGTATTGCCATCCTCATGCAGTCTGACATCATTAGAAATTCTTCACGATGGTGAGGATTTGCATTTAATCAGCAACATGCAAAAACCACAGCCTTACCTGTGACATAGCTTTCTAAAGCTTTAGGCACTAGTGATTTAGCAGCTCTTAGGTCTGCCGATGAGCATTTGCCTGTCTCTAGGCCAAGTGACATTCCCATTCGCTTTAATACTTCAGTGTCATCATGGATCTCAAAAGTGCTATCAAAATTAAAAAGGTATTCAAATCTGTAAGAGGGGAAAAATGAGTGAGATTTCCTAGTACAGCTTAGATGCATTTTCTAAATTATATGTTAATAAGTGCCCAAATACAATTACACTTGCAGGATTACTTCATGAGTCAAAGCTATATTTAAAACATAACTAGGTACAGAAAGTGCTTCTGATTGCATCTGGTCAACTGCCATCTCagcagggtacaaattattatattTCCCCAATTAAAAACACTTTTTCCATGTGAGGCAATAGGAGTCCATAAACTTTTCCCCCTCATTAAACAGATTCAAAGTTGAGGGGAAATCTTGCTTAAGCCAAAATCTTTTATTGTACTAAACCAAATGGATTTTAAAGGTCATCTACAGACTCCTCACTCAAATTCAGTGCCCCCCTTCCTGCCCACCAAATGCATTTTAAGTTTATTTCATCCCTACTTAGGTCCTTTAGCCGTCTAAAATTGGTAAAAATAACTTATAGGATAGCTTATAATTGCTATTAGAGAAGCTGTTCCAGAAACAAGATATTTTGTTGTTAGCCAGCTTTATTATGAAAGTTTTTATAACACAAATTTGAATATAAAACCAGGCGTCAACAATTCTGCTTACCACAGTAAGTGTGGTGGTGCCTTCTGGCCAGAATGACCAACAGCCAAAAACAAAGTGAAAGGGGAAAatgtactatttttaaaaaattaaaaatctttaTTTCAAAAATAATCACAAATACCAATATACTGATAACATCTTAGCAGGTCAAATCCTATTCAATATCAAAAGCGTTTCAACACAGAGGTCTTCCTCATCAGGCGGACCAAACGTAAAAAATTCAACATGAATTGGGAGAGAAATGGGTAAAATCTGATggcaaattgatttttttatttatttagaaaaaacgTTTCTTAGGCTTACTACAAAGCACTCAACACTACAGCATGTACTTTCATATCACACTCACTTGTCAGGAGAGATGCTGCAATCTATGACGGTACTTTTGCTTGTGTTTATTACTAGAAAAGGCAGTTGTATTGTAGAATTTAAAGCTGGAGCACCCTGAGTCTGTTGTTCGTTTTGTTGATTTCTTTGTACCaaatttttgaaagcaatttgcTGTAGAAGGAGATGAAAATTATcaaattttaaaacacataacAAAACCTGTCCTAGATTATTGTGTCAGAAAATGAGAACTGTTTTAGTATTAGATGAAGCATTGAGAAGCTTAAATTTTAGTATTACTGCAGATTTTGATAAACAAATGTAGGTTAAATCAGAAAATGTCACTGATTTTCTGTGATGCTAGACAGGGAATGACTTCTGTGTTCATACTGGTTTGTCACAGATTCCTTTGAACATTTATTTGCTGTATTAGGAGACAGGCTGCTTTTCAAAAGGCAAACTTATTTTAGTTTACAGCTGAAGGAAACATTGAAGTATGCACTCTGCTACTTTAAGAAtgcttatttatatatatatgtatattttaaaaccaCACCACTTAACATTAGTAAACAACATGCAGTGcattcaacaaagttttactcagagtagactgactgaatttaatgaacatgactaagttaggtccattaatttcaacaagcCTACTGTGAGTTAGCTGAACATCCCCCCAATGGATTTAAGTGATATCATACATTTGAAAAATATACCTGAAGTATAAGTTCTTGCAGCTGAGCTCTCTTCTGTTTTATACGTTCTATACGCCGTTGTTTCTCTATCTTAAATAcgaatatgaaaagaaagatacaaaacagTAGATAAATACACAGAAGTGTCTTTTCCTCTGGGCCAAGGTGAAACTGCTTCGTGATTGTTTTAGGGAACCTGAATCGCAGCATATAGGACATATATTGTAAAATCGTCAGATCCACTTCAGATGCCATCAGAACCTTTTGTGCTGCATCAGTCAAGTAGGGAAGTCAGCAAAGTTTAAGTTAAAAATGAGACAATGCTTTAACATGGGGCAGCTAACCAGAACACTGCAATTCTGATTGGGACTTAGGTATAAAAACTATTATATTTTGAAGTTACTGTTTATTGTTTAGTTTCCTTTTAAAGCTGCCCTAAAATTAATACTCCAGAACAGTTTACAGTCTATTTCTTAAGACTAAGATTTTATTATACATCTATAAAAACAGTATGTAAAGATTAATAaaacttctattttttttttgttggtGTGGGGCCCACACAGATAGCACTCACACTCATAATTTATATAGAACCACTCTACTTAAAGTAGAATTCATGCGTCTCCATTTTATACACAGAAAATACAATGTTAGCCAATATAAATTTTCCACCCCTCACTCACCTCAAGGTTTTGACATTCTTGAGCTGAGTTTGTAGGAAGACCTAtccatttgatttcttttttctcctttgaaaTAATGTTCATCGCCATCAATACATTGAGGGCATCATAAACTCTCCGCCTAATATTCTTCTGATCATAAACCTGTTTAAAATGCACTACTGTTAAATATATCATCAGCTCACTACAGGTATGAAAAACAGtattaaatcattttaaaatgcatataaagGTTTCACTGCAGGCAGGACATTAATGTGAACACTATAACTAATATTTACGGACCAAGATTGTAGAAAACCAAGACATATACAATATCAAACCAGTGGTGGTTCTCCTTCCCAATCACATACACATCTCATATTCTTCCACAGGAATGTGGAAAAGGCATATATAAATTAATGTGAACATTGTCTCTAAGTATTTACATGCTCAGAAGTAACTGCATAATTGACAAAGTATACAAAATTTGTATATTTCTCCCTACAACTACGTAGGAAAAATATCATGCAAAAAGTTGCCTTGATGATATCCAAAGCTTGAACAGGGGCCAAGAGAGGTCCAATTTATTACCTAATTAGCCGTGAGAACAACATTTGCAAGTTTGATTACAGAATCATTAGAGTACTGAATCTTTGAAAATGCCACATGTTATAAgcatgtattttttattaaaaacatatGGCAACATTTGAACAGACTGAAAGGGCAATACAACATATGTTTTAATCTATAGATTGCTAGACTACACCATGAAAAATTGAGAAAGCTAACACATGTCAACTGATGCTGAATATTAAAGCAGTTTAAATACGTCCAAGCTCTGTGACTGCTGCATTCTTCCCCTTTCTATATCTGCCTCCTGCTCATACTTTTCTAATTTGGGCTCAGAGTAAGCGCTGCTGGCAGCAGAAGATTCCAAAGGGTGGCTACATCTCCTGCCACCTCACTGCCACCTGCATCATCACTCCCCGTACAATCATGTCTCCTCCGGCTCACAGGTGTTGCAGAGCTGCAGCCACTCTGCTGCTTGAACCTGGCAGGGCAATCATGGATGGCGAGGGGAGCGCTCCTCTACTCGCCCCTTGGACCATGAGATTTCACAATTGCAATTTCCTAATGGTAAGATTTCACAACAGCAGCCTGCAAAAAATGTTTTATAGTGCTGAAAAGTGATCTACCCATTTCAGTCCTTCATTGAAGGTGATGTCTGCATCTTAGCAAAAACATCACTCTTATAGCAAACTGAGGCAGCTGAGTGCCTATAAGTCTAAAGCTAAAATAGGACTGCTCCAAAATAAGGGAATGGTTCCCATCTACTTCGAAGAGTAACAAGATCTGCAAAAGTATACAAGTTTGTAAATTCATGGGGCAGGTGTAGGAGAGAGAGCAGGGATTTAAAAGCTGAAAATGGGCTAACAAGCACATGTGAGGTCCCAGGGCTTACAGAATGTTGACAGCAATTGagtcagagagagacagagagacagctCTAAAGGAAACTGAAGCCGGACAGACTGTACAAGTTTATTATGTCAATCTATGACTGAAAATAGCTGAGGCATAGATTGGTAAGTGTTTCAGCAAAAGTGGGGTAGGGAAGAAAATTGAGGGTGGGGTGGAAAGAGCATTGGTCTCAAGCCCTTAATAGTTTACACATaatattttaatttgattttagagGAACATGTGGGTTGAAAAATATTAGATGTGTATGAATGTTACTTTCTACTTACTGAATCTGTAGCTAAGTGGCCATTAGAGTTTGTAAAATCCGATACCAGCTCATCTGCAACTTCATTATAAGATGTTGTTCCTTTATGCTGGACCTTTTCACATACTTTCATTGAAAAATGTCTCAAACCCTTTCCGTTTTTATCTCCCTTTCTGCTTCTTTTACTGTGATGAAGAAAAATTCAAATCTTAAGTTTGACAACAAAGACCAATCACAGATTTTTCATGCTAAGCACTACCTGTTTGCTGGAAGGTgcagtatctgaaaaaaaaaatgtttatttgggaGAATATGATAAATAATTTATAATGTTAGAATAAAAATGCCATGAAATTTTAATTTCATTCTCCTTCTTGCAAGATACTGCTTTGTGCTTACATTATGAATGTGTTCTTTGCAAAGATTATACAGTACATTAAACCATCTAGCTAGTTTACTAGAATTTTGGAAGTGCAGAAGAACCTACTCTAAAATGTAATCATTTTCAAACCAAAAAACCAGTAGCAAATGAAATAATTTGCTCCAATGCATTTCAAGCTCATAATGTTTTTCTTCTGGggatatgattctatgttttctgGAAATTCTAAAATGGTATACTTGCTTACAACTCACATATAATAGAATCAAATGGTGTATTTGCCATTTTTTTACTTGCAGTGGCAAAGAAAACCTTGTGGGGTCTGATCAAAAGTACATATAGTTCAGTACTTTGCTCCTGTTAGTAACTAGCTAGActgtgaagcccacaagcagagcatGAGCTCAGTAGCCTACCACTActgtccagcccccccccagtaGCCAGTATTCAGTGGAATACTGCCCCTGCATATGAAGTTTCCATATAGTCACATGGGCTCAGGCAGAAGTTTGGTAGACTTGCTGGTAGAGATGGtgggaactgaacctgagaccttttgacATGAAAAGCATATGCTCTACTATGACtctaacatattttttttaccgTCACTAACTTCACTTTCGCTTTCTATATACAAGTAGTAAAATTCAGTTGCTATAAAATCTTACAAGTGTAGCCCTGTAGTGATTGATAAAGCGCTGAAGTAAGTTTCCCAGAATTGTGCCTGCAGAAAAGCACATGGCGATTTAACTAGATTTTTCTCACCAGAAGTCAATGATAGATCTTATCACCTCTACAAAGCTGCATTTCCAAATATTTTGCAAGTTACATAAACAACCGGACAGTTATTAGTTTGAGCCAGACAATCTGTTAGAATAGGTGTGCAAGCACAACAAAGGACAATATTATTTGTTCTATTACAGTAAACTGAACTATTTCAGGAAGATGGAAAGACACCAACAATTAAAAACGAAATCTTGCTAACAAGTTCAAAAGTCAGCATAttcagacttccgggttggcgcctccagcaatggcggagctcctccgatcgggaggaacttgctccgtggaagGCAGGGTCTGAtcaccacggcgaaggcggagaccctctgaaatcacaagcgggagaagcttgtgaacttgggattcggctggcaccttctgcgcctcccctactcgcggggaaaccctgttttggggatccggagcgatgtggggtgagtggcgcggtgcttcgaattgactgcatctttcacggagtgaagccagATTGCTGTTGCCGGaaagcgctgactttttcctgtggacaattggattttaaacaactacccgtgagtagaacggaaaattggatctttaaataccttaatttggcaccgaaacggggaaggtcttaaacaggaagtccaccttccccttttgtaaatagagtgaagcaaagacgttataagctaaagtctttgaaagcttttggcaaaggattaaattttcatcggttaaaactacaaaaccccccttggaagcaggagaagaggggggaaattttggacttagcgagcctgcaggagagagtgaaaaatcaaattatcactgctccgaacctggaaaagggctgccagaaaaagtgaagttttgggagagttcattgactgcgaacagaacatttttgacagctagttatataagagaaagatactgtttccattgtcctcttctgcgtttgaaaaggaggaaaagtaactggaaattgaaactatttttatggcttgaattgtgctcgaaaggattgatacaagtggagactgtttccctctagagggagtctttgaaactgtcacaggagtgcaactggggaatcgccagctgcaagataagcaattgtgagaaccagagatttaccttggaccattcaaaatgttgacaggagaagccattgtgatggtattatgtaagataagctactcgctggaacagcttcataagaagacagatgacatgtcttttaaaattgacaatttggaccaaaaagtgactaattggagtcaaaaagtgagcaccaacacagaaataattcaggacttggtacaagaatctactttggcaggacagattgtggaggagaaagagaaagctgtggttgttgagcctaaagtaatacaagtgggatcctcagtcttacagaagcaaattgaggattacaaattgaggccttctatgactgaatctagaaaaagccagattttgaagATTGGATCCTGGCTTGGACGGAAGAAGGCAAGTTGGAAAGATCcttctatgcagggattaactgacttttgggacatggacttgggtctagaggagattggagttctgagggcctttggatttggaggaattttgaaacatgtcatgaaacatcttacagacctcagcttcaactatggaaatttggctgacctgtccggaaggaataaaagcattgttaggttggagtcttcttGAGATttgctctttggcattaaagaatatgaagacgacctgcagaagggacctggaaaagagttaagagcctcggacataagatctccaggttgatggactatatggaattgacggaaaggactggcagaatccaaaaccagggagaggagatggtggaagaagattagagaatttaaagtttatatatagaaatactgtaaaattaatgaatgatagaaaaatggtggaaagaaattttatggccttagcagaaatgttataaggagttaagcatatataagtatcttagttttaatgataaaaaatatgttaagatatttataatatgacagaaaatagagaaagatggaaaggatttgctgaaacaattaatagaagtggaatacaaaaagggaggtgagaggaagtcgaggaaacaagggaatgaaagatagagtatggaaaaggtgtgatgtatgtttttaaatggttattgttttgtttagggttagggttttgtttagtttagtttaatgtgtttaggttgtgttttgtattgcttatatattgtattgtattgtttcttctttttttgtttttcctctcttgtctcttttctttttcttttccttttctgtaatctttaaaagtaataaatattattttaaaaaaaagtcagtaTATTCAGGATGCAGCAGTGATACAAACCTTTCCAAAAAATCTGATTCCATAAAGTCTCGAGTTCGTTTTCTATCcctgtaaacattaaaaaacagcaCATATCAAAATATGGATTTTAGGCTGTACTAATGTTTCATAGCACAAGTTATACCTATTCTAAATATTTTAAGtacttgttttattcatttttaaagctaGTCAAATATATTGAGCATAATTTGTAATAGTTGTAATTGCCCCTAGGGGAATGCAACTTGACTAAAcctaaatccaattaaaacttaaataaattggaatttatttgtacattgtttgttttaaattattcaGTGTACACCACTAAGTGATTCCTTGGTTAAACAGTTATTTTATTTAGATGAATTTCTAGAAATAAAACCAATGGGTGAGATTCAGTTGTAAGAGTTTTGCTGGGATGAGAAATATTGTTTCTGTTCAACTTCATTCCCTGATCACCTTCCTGAGCTCTAGCTGAGGAACCTGAAACCTTGCTGGGGAACGGGGGCTGATCAGCAGGCCTTCCTGGACATACTAAATGAGCATCTCATTAGAAAAATGGGCAATAACATCTCCCTTGGGAAGAAGGCCAATGGAAGAGAAATTTTGATAGTCCCAAGAGTTCCTAAGAAAGGAACCCTGGTAGAAGAACTGGATGATAAAACAGCTGGAGAATTATTTCTGCTCCCTTTTGTGGTGCTGGTGCCTGGAGTAGCTCTAGAACAGCTCTTGCCCTTCTCTGACTTTTGCAGAATCTTGTAGGGACCTGGACAGCAACAAACTGGCCACATCAGTTCTCAAACTGGTCATAACACTCTCTGCCCTAGTTCTCTCTTAAAGCCAATTTTTAAGAGGATATGTGATTTCATTCACATTGTTATAtgctcgtacagtggtacctcgggttacatacgcttcaggttacagactccgctaacccagaaatagtacttcgggttaagaactttgcttcaggatgagaatagaaatcgcgcggtggcagcagcgagggggccccattagctaaagtggtgcttcaggttaagaacagtttgaggttaagaacggacctccggaacgaattaagtacgtaaccagaggtaccactgtataaacgtTTCTGTTTCTTATTGTGTTTGTTGCATTCCGATTATATGTAGTAGTgcctcaatttaaaaaaaataatgagatGAAACAACCAGGTCCTCAGTCCATGCAATGAACTGTGAAAGTGGTTGATCCTCAAACAAAACTCAAGAAAAGCCTGAGCGGTGAAGATTGCACCATTTTCCTCTGCTGGTTGCCTGCTCAAGACCTGGGCAGACTGCACCACATTAGCAgctgtttctcctgctgcttttcctgTTTTCATCTTTGCAGTGCCTATATAGCTAAGGTGGGTCTTGGCAGTGCTTCTCCTCCCAACATGCTTTCCTTGTCCTGCCCCTAGAGCAAGGGAGTTATTCAAACAAGCAGACACATGCACTCTGCTTGCTTATCCTCCACAACCAGCCCAAAGGAAGAAGTTCATATatagagcagcagtagcaggagactgGCTCCAACTATCAGAAACCATCCCACATCTTTGACTGGAAGGCGCTGTGGGTAAATGGGCGTTAGGTAGTTAGGtagcctgttctggatggggttgcactgcCTCTAGTTTGCTACCAAGCCAGGTTAAAGCACCTGTCATTAATGTATGGAGCTTTAAGCAACTTGGGAACCATTTACCTGAGAGAACGTTTCCTCTTATATAGAGACCTATCCGATTACTAAGACCTTTAGAAGAGGCCCTGCTAGCTGTGCCATAAGCTAGAGAACTCAACTGTGTGGCAACAAAGAAATGGGCCTTCTCATGATTACTATTTTACTATGTTTAGagaagtctttaatgtttgatgttttatcgtgttttaaatattctgttgggagctgcccagagatgGATGgggtaaaaatatattattattattattattatttcacagaaACATTTGGATACAATCACTataaggaggaaggaaagggcacACCGGGGGAGGTGGTGTTTGTCTGTGGAAGAGGACATACAATTTGATAAGCTAGGaatcacaaaagaggaaggcttcTCTACCGAATCATTGTGGGTGAAGATAGTATAAATGCAAATATTGTTGAAGCAATTGGGAACAGTGATTACAGTGCTATCCTATtcaatatatatatgtaaatggaCAATTGCTAAGAAAATCCAACATGGCCACATTTGATAATGAGGGGattggtaaaaagaaaaagaaaaatacatattgCATACCactctgtgatcctcggatgaaaggtggcatagaaaATTTGTTGTTATCGTGATTATTAAGTTGAAAATGAAA
Proteins encoded in this region:
- the TFDP2 gene encoding transcription factor Dp-2 isoform X1, whose amino-acid sequence is MIAAFTYEENISIIALPVYTINSPSKSLPKTFAPINVNVGPQMIISTPQRLTNSGSVLIGCPYTTASAMVTQMHIAEATGWVPGDRKRTRDFMESDFLESKRSRKGDKNGKGLRHFSMKVCEKVQHKGTTSYNEVADELVSDFTNSNGHLATDSVYDQKNIRRRVYDALNVLMAMNIISKEKKEIKWIGLPTNSAQECQNLEIEKQRRIERIKQKRAQLQELILQQIAFKNLVQRNQQNEQQTQGAPALNSTIQLPFLVINTSKSTVIDCSISPDKFEYLFNFDSTFEIHDDTEVLKRMGMSLGLETGKCSSADLRAAKSLVPKALESYVTDMSTGIYCLNQGLVLNSAQAGSALATAGNTALFKSSGNPGLCLDSEVALATGQLLAPSSQQSSSATSHYSESRGETPCSFNDEDEDEDDSSSPE
- the TFDP2 gene encoding transcription factor Dp-2 isoform X2 gives rise to the protein MIISTPQRLTNSGSVLIGCPYTTASAMVTQMHIAEATGWVPGDRKRTRDFMESDFLESKRSRKGDKNGKGLRHFSMKVCEKVQHKGTTSYNEVADELVSDFTNSNGHLATDSVYDQKNIRRRVYDALNVLMAMNIISKEKKEIKWIGLPTNSAQECQNLEIEKQRRIERIKQKRAQLQELILQQIAFKNLVQRNQQNEQQTQGAPALNSTIQLPFLVINTSKSTVIDCSISPDKFEYLFNFDSTFEIHDDTEVLKRMGMSLGLETGKCSSADLRAAKSLVPKALESYVTDMSTGIYCLNQGLVLNSAQAGSALATAGNTALFKSSGNPGLCLDSEVALATGQLLAPSSQQSSSATSHYSESRGETPCSFNDEDEDEDDSSSPE
- the TFDP2 gene encoding transcription factor Dp-2 isoform X3 gives rise to the protein MVTQMHIAEATGWVPGDRKRTRDFMESDFLESKRSRKGDKNGKGLRHFSMKVCEKVQHKGTTSYNEVADELVSDFTNSNGHLATDSVYDQKNIRRRVYDALNVLMAMNIISKEKKEIKWIGLPTNSAQECQNLEIEKQRRIERIKQKRAQLQELILQQIAFKNLVQRNQQNEQQTQGAPALNSTIQLPFLVINTSKSTVIDCSISPDKFEYLFNFDSTFEIHDDTEVLKRMGMSLGLETGKCSSADLRAAKSLVPKALESYVTDMSTGIYCLNQGLVLNSAQAGSALATAGNTALFKSSGNPGLCLDSEVALATGQLLAPSSQQSSSATSHYSESRGETPCSFNDEDEDEDDSSSPE